Within the Thermanaeromonas toyohensis ToBE genome, the region CCTGGACAACCACCTTCCTTTTTCGCTGTCCAGGTCGGAGGGGAGATCCGTTATACTCGCAACGGCTATTTCAGAGTGGGACCTACAGGGTACTTAGAGACGACAGAAGGTTCCCCTGTTTTAGGCCAGTCCGGTCCTTTACGGGTAGGAGAGGGCAGATGGTGGGTGGATACCCAAGGGCGGGTATGGGTAGAGGATCGAGAGATAGACCGCCTTCTTTTGGTGAACTTTGAGCAGCCCCAAGCCCTGCAAAGGCTAGAAAATAACCTCTTTATGGCTCCGCCCGAAGCTGTACCCCAAGAGGCGGTAGGAGTCGAGGTTAAGCAGGGGTTTTTAGAAAAGCCCAACCTCGATGGGGTACGTGAAATTATAGATATGCTATCCGCCTTACGCGCCTATGAAGCTGGGCAAAAAGTTATTCAGGTACAGGATGAACTTTTAGGCAAGGTAGTAAACGAACTAGGAACCGTACGTTAAGTCTTTAAGAATATGGATTTAAAGTAAATGCTTTGGGGGAGGAGGGAAGTTCGTACCATGTTGCGGGCTTTATGGAACAGTGCTAGTGGCATGGTAGCTCAGGTGGTACATATAGATCTTTTAGCCCATGACCTAGCCAACGTAAATACTACAGGGTATAAAAAAAGCCTTCCCAGCTTTTCTGATCTAGTCTATCGGCCTATTACCGAGCGTGGCATGCCGGTAGAACGCACATCACCCCCAGCTATAGGCGCCGGAGTACGCCTGGTGGATGCGGCTAAGGATTTGGCCCCGGGATCCCTAGTGGCTACCGGTGACCTTTTACATCTGGCTATCCAAGGGAGAGGCTTCCTAGGGGTGGAGGGTCCCCATGGTGAGCTCTACCTTACCCGGGATGGGGCTTTCCACTTGAACGAGAGGGGAGAAGTGATACATAGCTCGGGTTATCGGTTGCTACCCAAGGTCACGGTACCTGAGGGCTATAGATCTGTGCGCTTCAGCCCCGATGGTGCTCTTGTGGCCTTGGCTCCGAACGGGAAAGAGGAAGTTTTGGGGCAAGTGGAAGTATACCTGGTGGAAAATCCAGGTGGCTTGGAGGCTACAGGGAATAATCTCTTTCGGCCTACACCGGCTAGTGGTGACCCCAGGCCCATCCTTCCAGGACCGGGGGCGGGGGTAAGCCTCCTTCCAGGTTATCTAGAGGCTAGTAATGTGGATTTGGCCGAGGCCCTTGTACATATGCTCCTTGCCCAGCGGGTATATGAAGTAAATGCCCGCGCTGCCAGGATAGCTGATGAAATGTGGGGAATAGCTAACAATTTACGGCGGTAGGAGTTCCATGGCTGTGGAAGATATTAAGGTTGGTATAGGAGAATGGAAGATAGCGCGGGAGCCCCAGAGGCTTATAACCTTAGGATTAGGTTCTTGTGTCGGAGTGGCCCTTTACGACCAGAGGGCAGCCATAGGCGGTTTAGCTCATGTAATGCTGCCGGATAGCAAACAATTCCAGGAGATAACCAACCGGGCCAAATTTGCTGACCTAGCTATACCCGACCTCGTAGAGGAGATGCTGAGGTGGGGGGCTAGCAAAGGGAGTATCATAGCCAAAGTAGCTGGAGGCGCCCAGATGTTTTCCTCGGCCGACCATCGTTTGACTACTTTAAACATCGGAGAGCGCAACGCAACTATGGTTTTGAAAACTTTACAAGCTTTAGGGATACCTGTAGTAGCGCAGGACACAGGGGGTAATTATGGAAGGACCATGATCTTAGACACAGCCAGCGGTAGAGTTTTTATCCGGGCACTAGGGCGACCTTTAAGGGAGATTTGATGAGGTGGCTTATGGATTTTAAGGAATTTAAACAAAGGATATACCGGCGTTTTGGCCTTTATCTGGAAGGCTACAAAGAGCCGCAGCTTAAACGCCGTATTGAGAGCCTAATGTTTAGCCTCAATGTGCAAAGCTATCAGGAATATTGGGAACTCCTCAACCGGGATCCGGATCAGTGGCAAAGATTTGTAGATAAAATTACTATTAATGTTTCGGAGTTTTTCCGGAACCCGGAGTTATTCCAGCGGTTGGAGAAAGAGATCTTACCCGAACTCTTAAAAAGAAGACAGGTACTTAAAATTTGGAGCGCAGCTTGTGCTGATGGACCGGAACCCTATTCAGTAGCTATAATCCTTAAGGAGTTAACCCCCAAGGTACGGCATCGTATTGAAGCCACCGATGTGGATTTAGGAGCCCTGGAGGCAGCCCGGCGAGGGATTTATCCCCGGCGGGCGGTCCAAGCCGTAAGTCCAGAACGGCTTAGACGTTATTTTCGGCAAGAAGGAGAAAACTTTCATCTTGTTCCAGAGATTAAGGAGCTGGTCACCTTTAGGCAGCATGATCTGTTAAGCGACCCTTATGGTCAGGATTATGATCTTATACTTTGCCGTAATGTAACTATTTATTTTACCACCGAAGTGCAGGACCGGCTCTACCGCCAATTTTATAAGTCTTTGGCCCCGGGAGGAGTGCTTTTTATAGGGGCTACCGAGAGCATCTTCCAGTACCGGGAGATAGGCTTTGAAAAATTGGCACCTTGGTTTTACCGTCGTCCGGAGGAGGCGAGGAAGTGGGGACTTGGGATCACCTAGATGCTTTTCATTTAGATGTCCTCAAAGAAATAGGTAATATTGGAGCCGGTAATGCAGCTACGGCCTTGGCGGCCATGCTCAATCAGCGGATTAACATGAACGTTCCCCGGGCCGGAGTGCTCCCTTTAAGGGAAATCCCTAACTTAATCGGGCAAGAAGAAGATCCAGTAGCCTGTGTGGAGTTTGGTGTAACAGGGAAGGCGCCAGGAAAGATTTTTTTCCTCTTGACTCAGGAGAGCGCTTTTTCCCTGGTAGATTTTTTGTTAGGACAGCCGTCAGGAACTACCCAGCAACTGGATAATATGGGTGTTTCCGTATTGATGGAGGTAGGCAATATCTTAACCGGTTCTTTTCTTACCGCTTTTGCCGAATTTTGCCGGTTAGAGTTTATTCCTTCGGTACCGGCCTTTGCTTTCGACATGCTCGGGGCGGTGTTAAGTTCAGCTTTCCTCGAAGGAGGGTATTTCTCAGACCAGGCTTTAGTTATAGAAACCCAGTTTTATAGCCCAGAGGCTAAAATTAGCGGCTATTTTTTCCTGATACCCGAGGAGCAAGCTCTAGGTGTTATAATGGAATCACTAGGAGTTAATTTCTAAATCTGTAAAAAGGCTCTTTAAAAAGGATCTTTAAATCTTTAATTGGGATTTTATGGAGGAGGAGCATATATGGGTAAGAGGGTTTTGGTAGTGGATGATGCCGCCTTTATGCGGATGATGATCAAGGATATTTTGACTAAGAATGGATATGAGATAGCTGGGGAAGCTGAAAATGGCCAAAAGGCGGTGGAGCTCTACCAGCAGCTTAAGCCTGATGTAGTGACCATGGATATTACCATGCCGGAGATGGATGGTATTGCTGCGGTTAAAGCTATAAAGAAGATCGATCCTAACGCCAAGATTATAATGTGTAGCGCTATGGGGCAGCAGCTCATGGTAATGGAAGCCATTCAGGCGGGAGCCAAGGATTTTATTGTTAAACCCTTCCAGCAGGAGAGAGTGCTCCAGGCTTTGCAAAAGGTTCTAGGGCAGTAAAGGGGGCCTGTCCATGGCAGAGATATTGTCCCAAGAGGAAATAGATGCCCTTCTTGCTGCTTTAAGCACAGGGGAAGTTAAACCTGAAGACATTAGGAAAGAGGAACAAAGACCTAAAGCTAAGAAATACGACTTCCGCCGACCTAATAAGCTGTCCAAGGAGCATTTACGCACCCTTTACATGATCCATGAAAACTACGGGCGGCTGGTAGCTAACTTTCTTTCCGCTTATCTTCGCGCCAATATACAGGTCAAAATTGTCTCCGTGGAACAGATGACCTACGAGGATTTCATCGTTTCCCTGCCGGCACCTACCCTGCTTACTCTTTTTACCCTGGAGCCTTTAAAAGGTACAGCTATCCTAGAGACAAACTTGGCTTTTGTGTTCCCAGTGATTGATCTTCTCTTTGGAGGCCGGGGGGAGATGAGCGCATCGACAAGGGAGCTTACAGCTATCGAGCGCCATGTCTTAAGAAGGCTGAATGGCCGCCTCTTGGAACAACTAACCTATGTCTGGAGCGACGTATATCCAGTTACCCCTAAATTGGAATCCATGGAGACTAATCCCCAGTTTGTTCAGGTTATGTCACCCAATGATATAGTAGCTGTGGTGACCTTAGCTACTACTATTGGTCAGAACGAAGGGCTTATGAACATTTGCCTCCCATACATGATGCTGGAGCCGGTTATATCTCGGCTGTCCGCCACTCAGTGGTTCGCTGGTGCTGTGGAGAAAGAAGAAAGGGTGGATTGGCGGGAGACTGTGGCTAAAATTTTGGCTCCGGTCCCTGTAGAACTGATTGCCTACTGTGGGCGGGCCAAGCTTAAAGTACGCGATTTTTTACAGCTCCAAGCGGGTGACGTCATTACCTTGGACTCTACTTTAGGCGAAGATCTGGAACTACACGTAGATGGTCTTCTCAAATTTAAAGTCCAGCCCGGGCTTATGGGCAGAAAAAGGGCTGTACAAATAACGGAGGTAATCTAAATGTCGGAGTTTTTGTCTCAGGAAGAGATCGATGCTCTGCTTAAGGGAGAGTTGCCTCCTTCTACACCAATGCAGGACCTTACAGAAGAGGAGAAGGATGCCCTAGGAGAGATCGGGAACATTTCCATGGGCAGTGCCGCTACCGCATTATCACAGATTTTAAACCGCAAGGTTTTAATCACTGCTCCTTCTACCAGAGTAACCACGCCTGAGGAACTTTTCGCTTCTTTTCAAATCCCTTATATGATTGTAGAAGTAAATTTTACGGAAGGTTTGTCGGGTTCTAACCTTCTTATTTTAAAAGCGCGCGATGCAGCTGTAATAGCCAACTTAATGATGGGTGGTAGCGGCCAGGTGGATAAAGAAAAGCTAGATGAAATCGAGGAGAGCGCCCTGGGCGAGGCTATGAATCAGATGATGGGTTCGGCTGCCACCTCCATGTCCACTATCTTTAATCGGGGAGTTAAAATTTCACCGCCACGGGTGGTTTCTATAGATTTCCCCCAGGAATCTTTTGCTTCTCCCTGGCCACCAGGGGAGCCTATAGTTGTAGTTTCCTTCAAAATGGAGATTGTAGATCTTCTGGAGAGCGAGATTATGCAAGTTATGCCGGTGGAAGTGGCTAAACAGGAAGTAGGGATGCTTTTGACCCCAACACCTTCAGCCCCTACCGCAGCTAGCTCAGCTACGAGCCAGCCATCCCCTGTAGCAGGGTCCCAGTCTTCTCCACCACCAGAAACTAAAACGCCTGCTCCAGCGCCTCCCCCGCCTTCCTCTTCATCTGTGGAAACTAACACACGGCCCCCTCAGGTTTTCGGGGGTACACCTAGGAATCTAGAGCTTATTCTAGATGTCCCGCTAGATATCGAGGTAGTGTTGGGCAGCACTATTAAATCTATTAAAGAGATTCTAAGCCTGGGGCCAGGGAGTATTGTAGAACTGGATAAGATGGCCGATGAACCTGTAGAAATCTTGGTAAACGGTACCCTCATCGCCTGGGGTGAGGTGGTAGTCGTTAACGAAAACTTTGGGGTCCGGATTACCAATATCCTAGATCGTTATGAACGCATT harbors:
- a CDS encoding chemotaxis protein CheD; translation: MAVEDIKVGIGEWKIAREPQRLITLGLGSCVGVALYDQRAAIGGLAHVMLPDSKQFQEITNRAKFADLAIPDLVEEMLRWGASKGSIIAKVAGGAQMFSSADHRLTTLNIGERNATMVLKTLQALGIPVVAQDTGGNYGRTMILDTASGRVFIRALGRPLREI
- a CDS encoding flagellar hook-basal body protein, with amino-acid sequence MMRGLYLAATGMVVQQLRQETISHNLANATTTGYKAAYATQRSFPEVLLLRLEGQYSQGAVGTFSPGVMVDAVEVDFSPGPLEETGRSTDLALVDRPGQPPSFFAVQVGGEIRYTRNGYFRVGPTGYLETTEGSPVLGQSGPLRVGEGRWWVDTQGRVWVEDREIDRLLLVNFEQPQALQRLENNLFMAPPEAVPQEAVGVEVKQGFLEKPNLDGVREIIDMLSALRAYEAGQKVIQVQDELLGKVVNELGTVR
- a CDS encoding CheR family methyltransferase — its product is MDFKEFKQRIYRRFGLYLEGYKEPQLKRRIESLMFSLNVQSYQEYWELLNRDPDQWQRFVDKITINVSEFFRNPELFQRLEKEILPELLKRRQVLKIWSAACADGPEPYSVAIILKELTPKVRHRIEATDVDLGALEAARRGIYPRRAVQAVSPERLRRYFRQEGENFHLVPEIKELVTFRQHDLLSDPYGQDYDLILCRNVTIYFTTEVQDRLYRQFYKSLAPGGVLFIGATESIFQYREIGFEKLAPWFYRRPEEARKWGLGIT
- the fliY gene encoding flagellar motor switch phosphatase FliY gives rise to the protein MSEFLSQEEIDALLKGELPPSTPMQDLTEEEKDALGEIGNISMGSAATALSQILNRKVLITAPSTRVTTPEELFASFQIPYMIVEVNFTEGLSGSNLLILKARDAAVIANLMMGGSGQVDKEKLDEIEESALGEAMNQMMGSAATSMSTIFNRGVKISPPRVVSIDFPQESFASPWPPGEPIVVVSFKMEIVDLLESEIMQVMPVEVAKQEVGMLLTPTPSAPTAASSATSQPSPVAGSQSSPPPETKTPAPAPPPPSSSSVETNTRPPQVFGGTPRNLELILDVPLDIEVVLGSTIKSIKEILSLGPGSIVELDKMADEPVEILVNGTLIAWGEVVVVNENFGVRITNILDRYERITHLRK
- the fliM gene encoding flagellar motor switch protein FliM is translated as MAEILSQEEIDALLAALSTGEVKPEDIRKEEQRPKAKKYDFRRPNKLSKEHLRTLYMIHENYGRLVANFLSAYLRANIQVKIVSVEQMTYEDFIVSLPAPTLLTLFTLEPLKGTAILETNLAFVFPVIDLLFGGRGEMSASTRELTAIERHVLRRLNGRLLEQLTYVWSDVYPVTPKLESMETNPQFVQVMSPNDIVAVVTLATTIGQNEGLMNICLPYMMLEPVISRLSATQWFAGAVEKEERVDWRETVAKILAPVPVELIAYCGRAKLKVRDFLQLQAGDVITLDSTLGEDLELHVDGLLKFKVQPGLMGRKRAVQITEVI
- a CDS encoding flagellar hook-basal body protein codes for the protein MLRALWNSASGMVAQVVHIDLLAHDLANVNTTGYKKSLPSFSDLVYRPITERGMPVERTSPPAIGAGVRLVDAAKDLAPGSLVATGDLLHLAIQGRGFLGVEGPHGELYLTRDGAFHLNERGEVIHSSGYRLLPKVTVPEGYRSVRFSPDGALVALAPNGKEEVLGQVEVYLVENPGGLEATGNNLFRPTPASGDPRPILPGPGAGVSLLPGYLEASNVDLAEALVHMLLAQRVYEVNARAARIADEMWGIANNLRR
- a CDS encoding chemotaxis protein CheC, which gives rise to MGTWDHLDAFHLDVLKEIGNIGAGNAATALAAMLNQRINMNVPRAGVLPLREIPNLIGQEEDPVACVEFGVTGKAPGKIFFLLTQESAFSLVDFLLGQPSGTTQQLDNMGVSVLMEVGNILTGSFLTAFAEFCRLEFIPSVPAFAFDMLGAVLSSAFLEGGYFSDQALVIETQFYSPEAKISGYFFLIPEEQALGVIMESLGVNF
- a CDS encoding response regulator, which produces MGKRVLVVDDAAFMRMMIKDILTKNGYEIAGEAENGQKAVELYQQLKPDVVTMDITMPEMDGIAAVKAIKKIDPNAKIIMCSAMGQQLMVMEAIQAGAKDFIVKPFQQERVLQALQKVLGQ